The Deltaproteobacteria bacterium nucleotide sequence AAGACAGACATTCCCGGATATCTTCGAGCTCCATTTCTTTGGCCGTTTCCCGAAAGAGGGGATCCTTGCCGGCCGAGGGCCCCCAGACCGGCAGCCGGGAATTTTTTCCGTCGCCCTGCATCCCATTATGGTTTAACTGGGCGAATATCCTGGTATCGGTTTCATGGATGGTCCGGGTCAGTTTCCGGAAACCGGGGATGACCTCCGGTTTATAGGCATCCACCAGTTTAATATAGGGATAATCCGTGGGGTGGACCGATAATTCTTCGGTGGTGATCAGCCCGCAGCCCCCTTTGGCCCTCTCAAGATAGTAGGCGATGTGCCGTGCGCTGATCCGGTTGTCTTCCCCGAAATTGGTCAGGTGGGCGGCAAAATGGATCCGGTTGGGCACCACCATCCGGCCTATTTTCAAAGGGGAAAAGAGATAAGGAAAGCCACTCATAGGCTTTGACCTACTTTCCTTCCTTCAAAAATGGCCGTATCAATCCCCCTGGGGGCCAGACAATCTCCAATGCGATAGAGTTCCTGGAATTTGCCCTTAAGCTCTTTATAGAGCCGGTCTTCGGCCCTATTGCCCATGTCCAGGATGATGGTCCCGTATCCCTCCCAGATTCGGGACTGGTTGGTATAGAGGTCCCGGCCTCTCACCGTGGTCTCCCGGATTTCGTCGATGATGACATCGGTGGTAAAGGTCACCCCTTTTTGAAGCAAACGCTGTCGGCTCAGATCGAGATCTCCCAGGGGCGCCAGTTCAATGCCCACAAAAAGGTCGCTGGTGATCATGTCCACCTGCAGGCCTCGATCAGCTAAAAGTTCCACCGTAGCGGCGGCATGATGGCCACTGTTTTCATCAATAAAGAGTATCCGTTCGCCCAGGGGATAAAAGTCCTCCAGGACCTCCCGGACGGTGAGAACCGAGGGGGGGCCGTATTGACCCGGGACCGGTTTGGGGTTCGGTATAGATCCGGTAGCGACAATCACGCAATCGGGGTTTTCGTGCTGTACCAGAGCCAAAGTGACTTCCTGGCCGGTCAGGATGGGAACGCCCAGGAGATCCAACTGATGCTTAAGATAAGAGATGACCGCAGCCATACCTTGTCGGGGCGGTCGTTTCCGGATCAGGTTGATCTGGCCTCCGATTTCCCGATTTTTTTCATAGACCGTCACCGCGTGTCCTTTGAGGGCCGCGGCCCGGGCCACCTCCAAGCCGGCCGGCCCGGCCCCGATGACCATCACCTTTTTGATTGCGGAGTGCGGATTGCGGAGTGCGGAATTAAAATTTGGAATTGTCGAATTTTGGATTTTCTCAACTCCGAACTCCGAACTCCGAAAGGGATTGCGGATTTGGAATCTTGGGTTTTTCCTACGCCGAACACCGAACGCCGAACGCCGAACGCTTCATACCCCACTTCCGGATTCTGGATGCAGCCCAGGGACTTCCCTTGATTGATGCGCCCTATACAGCCTTTGTTGTCTCGGACGCAATAGCGTATGTCCTTCAGATCCCCCTGACGCATCTTTCTCGGGTAGTCCGGGTCGCAAATCAATTGGCGGACGTAGCCTATCAGGTCGGCCTTGCCCTGGGTGATGACCTCTTCGGCCATTTTCGGGGTATGAATCTGATAACCGGCCATAACCGGAAGATGAACCGCCTCCTTCATTTTCTCGGCCAGCTCCACTGTGTAGCCTGGGGGGGTATGCATGGAAGCCAGGATCAGATAGAGATTGTAATAGGTCCCCAGGGAGACATTGACAAAATCAATCCGGCCGGATTGCTCAAAACAACGGGCAAACCCCTGAGACTCTTCTATGGAAATCCCGCCCCAGAACTTTTCGTTTACACACAACCGGACGCCCACCGTAAAATCGTCTCCCACGGCCTTTCGAACAGCCCCAATGACTTCCAGGGGAAAGCGCATCCGGTTCTCCGGACTGCCTCCGTATGCGTCCTGCCGAAGATTGCTGATGGGAGAGAGGAACTGGCGTAAGAGGGATTCCGGTCCCATATCCAGCTCAATCCCATCCAATCCGCCTTCCCGCACCTGTCGGGCCGCCCGGGAAAAGGCCTTGAGCAATTCCTGGATGTCCTCCGGCTCCATGGCCTTGGCCACCTCACCAAAAACAATATCCCCCAGGGCCGAAGGTCCCCAGACCGGCCGGCGATTAATCGCCCCGCTGCTCTGAAAGCCATGATGGGTCAGTTGAGCAAAAATGCGTGTACCTGATGCGTGAATACTATGGGCCAATTTCAGGTAATCCTGGACGATCGAAGGGCTATAGGCTTCAATCATCGATTCCCAGGGGCGGTCATTGGGATGAATCGAGAGTTCTCCAAGGATGATTAATCCGCAACCCCCTTCGGCCCGCTGACGGTAATACCCGATATGCTGATCTGTTAAACAGCCTTTTTGGGCGAAATTGGTCCGATGGGCTAAAAAACAGATTCGATTGGGCAGGGTGATACAGCCCAAGGGCAAAGGAGAAAAAAGAATATCAAACATGTTTCTTTAATTCAATAGGTTAGGAATTTGTATTTTGGACGCTGATGAACTCGGATCGGCAGAAGGCCGATCATGCAGATTACCAAGATATTTAATATAAAGAAAGCTATCTGCGGGTATCGACGGAAATCTGCGTCCTAATTTTAAGTTTGAGGGATTTCGGTCTTCAGGTTCACCAAACATTCCGGATCCGGCATAGAAATATCCTGATAAGTATGATAGGCTACGGCCGGGCATCCGCCACGGCAGGCTTCGAATCGCAGACAAGTCCGGCAGGCGGCCACATCCAGCTTTCGGAATTGTTCAAAGATCGGGGCCTTCATCCAGAGGTCTTTGAAGGATCGGGTGCGCACATTTCCGGCCCTGAAGGCCTCTTCCTGCAAAAAGGCGCAAGGGTACACTTCTCCGGTTGGGGAAACGCAGCAGGTCATCTTGGCCGCCCCGCACATGTCCAGCCCTTTCCGGCGCCGGGCTTCCGACAGAAGGCAGAAAAAGGAGTCTCCGGTGCGGACCCTGTCATGGGTTTCCAGCCACTGGGCAAAGGTTTCCAGTTGATCCTTGTCCGGTCCTAAAATTTTTTTGCTGGCCTTGCCCCGACCGGAGGGCCTGAAACGGGAGACCCGGAGCTCGCCCCCATACTCTTTGGCCATGGCCCTGAGGTTATCGAGTTGCGGAAAACTCAACCGGGTGAGCACGGTGTTGATACTGAACCGGACACCCTGGGAGGCCAGGCAGTCCATGGCTTCGATGATTTTTGGGTAGGTCCCCGGGCCCCGTATAGAATCGTTCACTTCGTCTGTGGCCCCATCAAGACTTACCTGGAGAAAAAAACTATTGAGCCCGGCTAATTTTGCGGCCAGACCCCGGTCGATTAATAGGCCGTTGGTACTCACACAGGTTACAATACCCTTTTCGTGGGCATAAGTCAAAAGTCCCAGGAAATCCTCCCGGATGAAAGGTTCACCGCCTCCGATATTGACCTGAAAAACCTTCAGGGCCGACCATTGATCGATGACGCGTAGGCACTCCTCGGTGCTGAGTTCCTGATCAGTGCCCTGGCCGGCCCCGGAAAGACAATGAACGCACCGGAGATTGCAGCGCAGGGTGACTTCCCAGGTCACATTCACCGGGGCCCGCAATCCCCTCCGGGCCATTTC carries:
- a CDS encoding FAD-dependent oxidoreductase codes for the protein MMVIGAGPAGLEVARAAALKGHAVTVYEKNREIGGQINLIRKRPPRQGMAAVISYLKHQLDLLGVPILTGQEVTLALVQHENPDCVIVATGSIPNPKPVPGQYGPPSVLTVREVLEDFYPLGERILFIDENSGHHAAATVELLADRGLQVDMITSDLFVGIELAPLGDLDLSRQRLLQKGVTFTTDVIIDEIRETTVRGRDLYTNQSRIWEGYGTIILDMGNRAEDRLYKELKGKFQELYRIGDCLAPRGIDTAIFEGRKVGQSL
- the mftC gene encoding mycofactocin radical SAM maturase (MftC is a radical SAM/SPASM enzyme that catalyzes the first two steps in biosynthesis of the electron carrier mycofactocin from the terminal Val-Tyr dipeptide of the precursor peptide MftA.), with the translated sequence MARRGLRAPVNVTWEVTLRCNLRCVHCLSGAGQGTDQELSTEECLRVIDQWSALKVFQVNIGGGEPFIREDFLGLLTYAHEKGIVTCVSTNGLLIDRGLAAKLAGLNSFFLQVSLDGATDEVNDSIRGPGTYPKIIEAMDCLASQGVRFSINTVLTRLSFPQLDNLRAMAKEYGGELRVSRFRPSGRGKASKKILGPDKDQLETFAQWLETHDRVRTGDSFFCLLSEARRRKGLDMCGAAKMTCCVSPTGEVYPCAFLQEEAFRAGNVRTRSFKDLWMKAPIFEQFRKLDVAACRTCLRFEACRGGCPAVAYHTYQDISMPDPECLVNLKTEIPQT